The following proteins come from a genomic window of bacterium:
- a CDS encoding FecR domain-containing protein — MKYLNIIFGLFFLFAGTTAFPLESTDAITQARFAEYLVNSLGLTDMLPDNPATEDYFSILAARGITPPGGFEADKVLTNGDMAIILERSLGLEDAVIKKLTGEDDKGKFLAMLINIEGSVNVKKDSNGDWTPAQERMTLAEGASVSTEKTSSAILQIGSMGGIKILNDSEIIIKTLNYNPDKTENVLLYLARGDMIVDINDIKKGSAFKTATPISVAAIKGTTYKLSYNGQNMEVDVTSGAVTTYALDANGNRTGDPVTVNFSQFLSQSGNQPSGNTQSLSETLAGSINSQAGNLQNMIQSSLNITLSQAGSGLSPADAQAAIDAGAEIAVQAAIEALADAGVNVNGPINSFVTFGEALDILSQGINAQTLGAEGYQPPPGGNRFGPNAPGFAPENPASQS, encoded by the coding sequence ATGAAATACTTAAATATAATTTTCGGGCTTTTTTTCCTGTTTGCGGGAACAACCGCGTTTCCGCTCGAAAGCACCGACGCTATTACACAGGCCCGGTTTGCCGAATATCTTGTAAATTCGCTGGGGTTAACAGATATGCTGCCCGATAACCCGGCAACCGAGGATTATTTCTCCATACTTGCCGCAAGAGGCATAACCCCTCCCGGCGGGTTTGAGGCGGATAAGGTCCTCACCAACGGCGATATGGCGATTATTCTTGAGCGGAGCCTCGGGCTGGAAGACGCGGTAATAAAAAAATTAACGGGTGAAGACGACAAAGGCAAATTTCTCGCCATGCTCATTAATATCGAGGGTTCCGTCAATGTTAAAAAGGACTCTAACGGAGACTGGACACCAGCGCAGGAAAGGATGACCCTTGCGGAAGGCGCTTCCGTTTCAACAGAGAAAACCTCTTCCGCAATCCTCCAGATAGGTTCCATGGGAGGAATAAAAATACTTAATGACTCCGAAATTATAATAAAAACCTTAAACTATAATCCCGACAAGACGGAAAATGTCCTTCTTTACCTTGCCAGGGGCGACATGATAGTGGATATCAATGATATCAAAAAAGGGTCGGCATTCAAAACAGCGACCCCCATATCCGTCGCCGCCATCAAAGGGACCACCTATAAGCTCTCTTACAACGGGCAGAATATGGAAGTGGATGTTACATCGGGCGCGGTAACTACTTACGCGCTGGACGCGAACGGAAACAGGACAGGAGACCCTGTCACGGTAAATTTCAGCCAATTTCTTTCACAATCAGGAAATCAACCTTCAGGCAACACACAGTCTCTCAGCGAAACACTCGCCGGTTCAATTAACAGTCAGGCCGGAAACCTGCAGAATATGATTCAGTCATCGTTGAACATTACATTGTCTCAGGCCGGGTCCGGATTAAGCCCTGCCGATGCTCAGGCGGCTATCGACGCGGGGGCTGAAATCGCGGTCCAGGCGGCCATCGAAGCGCTTGCGGACGCAGGCGTGAATGTAAACGGACCGATAAATTCATTTGTTACATTCGGAGAAGCCCTCGACATTCTGTCACAGGGAATCAATGCTCAGACCCTCGGAGCGGAAGGTTATCAGCCTCCTCCGGGCGGAAACAGGTTCGGCCCGAATGCCCCGGGTTTTGCTCCCGAAAACCCCGCGAGCCAATCTTAG
- a CDS encoding HEAT repeat domain-containing protein yields the protein MLFIPLLLLIPAYCRCEFSGFPAQKYIEQLSSPTAEEKAQAARILQNKMGTKQMPEAVEPLIKAMEDPSSDVRFAAATALAQATDTRAFHPLIKALKDEEPSVRKAAAFALGKFKNLQSVNALIPLTADEEPRVRWTTAFSLGKIKEKVSTSALIWMLKDKDPGVRSAAEYALGRMENKKAIGHLIETLTDSDVNVRGTAAKSLDKLTGENIGENYSKWKEWQKNHPQP from the coding sequence TTGCTTTTCATCCCGCTGCTCCTGTTAATTCCGGCGTACTGCCGGTGTGAATTTAGCGGATTCCCGGCTCAGAAATACATAGAACAGCTTTCATCCCCCACTGCCGAAGAAAAAGCCCAGGCGGCAAGGATACTGCAGAACAAAATGGGGACAAAACAGATGCCTGAAGCGGTCGAACCTCTCATAAAAGCTATGGAAGACCCTTCATCTGATGTCAGATTTGCCGCCGCAACAGCGCTCGCGCAGGCAACCGATACAAGAGCCTTTCATCCTTTGATCAAAGCCCTGAAAGATGAGGAACCTTCCGTCCGTAAAGCCGCGGCTTTTGCGCTCGGAAAATTTAAAAATCTTCAAAGCGTAAACGCTCTTATCCCCTTAACCGCCGATGAAGAACCCCGCGTCCGGTGGACAACCGCTTTTTCCCTCGGCAAGATAAAAGAAAAGGTTTCAACTTCCGCCCTGATATGGATGCTCAAAGATAAAGACCCGGGTGTCCGCTCAGCCGCAGAATATGCCCTGGGCCGGATGGAAAATAAAAAAGCGATCGGTCATCTGATAGAAACTCTTACAGACAGCGATGTGAATGTCAGGGGAACCGCGGCAAAATCACTGGATAAGTTAACGGGAGAAAATATCGGAGAAAATTACTCGAAGTGGAAAGAGTGGCAGAAAAACCATCCTCAACCCTGA
- the purB gene encoding adenylosuccinate lyase translates to MIERYTGPEMAKIWSQENKFGTWLKIEVLACEKMAELGIIPKKDLALIKRKAGFNAKRIDEIEKTVNHDVIAFLTSVAEHVGPASRHIHYGMTSSDVLDTSLSLLMRESADLLLDKLGVLIKEAKKKALKYKFTPMIGRSHGVHAEPVTFGLKMGLMFTELKRAYERLKASRDIVSVVKISGAVGMHTHLPASVESYVAKKLGMKPAAISTQIIQRDRHADFLNSIALAGAVLEKWALELRNLQRTEIYEVEEYFAKGQKGSSAMPHKRNPITCERICGLARVLRANAMAGLENVALWHERDITHSSVERIIIPDSAILLDYMLSLMIKIIRNLNVYPGNMMKNIFRTKGLVFSQRVMLELTRKGMSREKAYKVVQKNAMKVWKTGRDFKELLMNDEELKTLMKPGEIEKCFDLKYYFKDVNRMFKAAGIVKR, encoded by the coding sequence ATGATAGAGCGATATACCGGGCCTGAAATGGCGAAAATCTGGTCTCAGGAAAACAAGTTCGGCACCTGGCTTAAGATAGAAGTGCTTGCGTGCGAAAAAATGGCGGAGCTCGGAATTATACCTAAAAAAGACCTTGCCCTGATAAAAAGAAAAGCGGGTTTTAACGCGAAAAGAATCGATGAAATAGAAAAAACCGTAAACCACGATGTAATAGCTTTTCTTACCTCTGTCGCTGAACATGTCGGTCCCGCGTCAAGGCACATACATTACGGCATGACGTCTTCCGATGTGCTGGATACATCTCTTTCTCTCCTTATGAGGGAATCTGCGGATTTACTGCTGGACAAGCTCGGGGTTCTCATTAAAGAAGCAAAAAAGAAGGCATTAAAATATAAATTCACGCCTATGATAGGCCGTTCTCACGGAGTCCACGCGGAACCGGTGACTTTCGGGCTTAAGATGGGGCTGATGTTTACCGAACTTAAAAGAGCTTATGAAAGGCTTAAAGCGTCCAGGGATATTGTTTCCGTCGTAAAAATTTCCGGTGCTGTCGGGATGCATACGCATCTTCCCGCGTCGGTTGAAAGTTATGTCGCGAAAAAACTCGGGATGAAGCCCGCCGCAATATCCACCCAGATTATACAGAGGGACAGGCATGCGGACTTTCTGAATTCAATAGCCCTTGCGGGCGCCGTACTTGAAAAATGGGCGCTGGAACTGAGAAATCTTCAGAGAACGGAAATATATGAGGTGGAGGAATATTTTGCGAAGGGGCAGAAAGGTTCTTCGGCTATGCCGCATAAGCGCAACCCCATCACCTGTGAAAGGATATGCGGACTTGCAAGAGTGCTCCGGGCGAATGCCATGGCGGGTCTTGAAAATGTGGCTCTCTGGCATGAGAGAGATATTACTCATTCTTCCGTTGAGCGGATTATTATTCCCGACAGCGCCATACTGCTTGATTATATGCTGTCCCTGATGATTAAGATCATCAGGAATTTGAATGTATATCCCGGTAATATGATGAAAAATATTTTCAGGACCAAAGGGCTGGTATTTTCACAGCGGGTGATGCTGGAACTTACACGGAAGGGGATGTCGCGTGAAAAGGCCTATAAGGTTGTCCAGAAAAACGCGATGAAAGTGTGGAAAACAGGCCGGGATTTCAAAGAACTTCTTATGAACGACGAAGAATTGAAAACACTGATGAAACCCGGAGAAATCGAAAAATGCTTTGATTTGAAATATTATTTCAAAGATGTAAACAGGATGTTCAAAGCCGCGGGGATCGTCAAGCGGTAA
- the purM gene encoding phosphoribosylformylglycinamidine cyclo-ligase: MVVNREKMTYKDAGVDIDLSSRAVERIKKIAKRTHKHGIISGIGGFGGLYELPKNKYEEPVLVSSIDGVGTKLKVAVMAGKHDTVGMDIVNHCVNDIVVQGARPLFFMDYVGMGKLEKTVFDQIIDGIVTACDKSDCVLLGGETAEMPGLYGEGEYDLVGCITGIVDKKKIIEGKEIKPGDKIIGLQSTGLHTNGYSLARKVLFVKGQFAINDNIPELGRTVAEELLMPHKSYGNLILSLLEKFKIKGMAHITGGGFVDNIPRMLPGDCSANIFRNSWKVLPIFGLISSVGNIDEIEMYRTFNCGIGMVIVVEAEMADDILAEIKKQKEEGFLIGEIAKGNKIVNFV, from the coding sequence ATGGTTGTGAACAGAGAAAAAATGACCTATAAGGATGCCGGAGTGGATATAGATTTAAGTTCCCGGGCCGTGGAAAGAATAAAAAAGATAGCCAAAAGGACGCATAAACACGGGATAATTTCGGGGATAGGCGGTTTTGGCGGTTTGTATGAATTGCCGAAAAACAAGTATGAAGAACCTGTGCTTGTATCGAGCATTGACGGTGTGGGAACAAAACTTAAAGTCGCCGTTATGGCCGGAAAACATGACACGGTCGGGATGGATATCGTAAACCACTGCGTGAACGACATAGTTGTCCAGGGCGCGCGCCCTCTTTTTTTTATGGATTATGTCGGGATGGGAAAACTTGAAAAAACTGTTTTTGACCAGATTATAGACGGCATTGTAACCGCCTGCGATAAATCGGATTGTGTTCTTCTCGGAGGGGAGACGGCAGAAATGCCGGGGTTGTACGGAGAAGGAGAATATGATCTTGTCGGATGTATAACGGGCATTGTTGATAAAAAGAAAATAATAGAGGGCAAAGAAATCAAGCCGGGGGATAAAATAATAGGTTTGCAGTCTACCGGTCTTCATACCAACGGGTATTCGCTTGCGAGAAAGGTCTTATTTGTAAAAGGGCAGTTTGCGATTAATGATAATATTCCCGAACTGGGAAGAACGGTTGCGGAAGAACTTCTTATGCCGCACAAAAGTTACGGCAACCTGATTCTTTCCCTGCTGGAAAAATTTAAAATCAAAGGTATGGCGCATATAACCGGCGGAGGTTTTGTGGATAATATCCCGAGAATGCTTCCGGGCGACTGTTCCGCGAATATATTCAGGAACAGCTGGAAAGTCCTCCCGATTTTCGGATTGATTTCTTCCGTGGGCAATATAGACGAAATAGAAATGTACAGGACATTTAACTGCGGTATCGGCATGGTCATTGTTGTTGAAGCGGAGATGGCCGATGATATACTTGCGGAAATAAAGAAACAGAAAGAAGAAGGTTTCCTTATAGGTGAAATTGCAAAGGGCAATAAAATAGTTAATTTTGTATAG
- the purS gene encoding phosphoribosylformylglycinamidine synthase subunit PurS gives MFLAKVYVTLKKSVLDPQGVTVKHALDSLGYRQVNDVRLGKYMEIKINSDDRQQAEVLLKEMCEKLLINPVIEEFRYDLEQK, from the coding sequence ATGTTTCTTGCCAAAGTATATGTGACTTTGAAAAAAAGCGTCCTTGATCCGCAGGGAGTAACTGTGAAGCATGCCCTGGATTCCCTGGGATACAGGCAGGTGAATGATGTCCGGCTGGGCAAGTATATGGAAATTAAAATTAACAGCGATGACAGGCAACAAGCGGAAGTTTTATTAAAGGAAATGTGCGAGAAGCTGTTGATAAATCCTGTTATAGAAGAATTCAGGTACGACCTGGAACAGAAATAA
- the purL gene encoding phosphoribosylformylglycinamidine synthase subunit PurL: protein MPISDKTQIAEPEVNEKLVREHNITPEEYNHIEEILGRKPNFTELGIFSVMWSEHCSYKNSRPVLKLFPVDGPSVLVKAGEENAGVVDIGDGWAVSFKVESHNHPSAIEPFQGAATGVGGIIRDIFTMGARPIASLNSLRFGKLANARVKHLLKGVVGGIAHYGNCIGIPTVGGEIYFDETYEANPLVNAFCLGIIRHKDIARGCAKGEGNPVFYVGAATGRDGLGGASFASRELTDESHEDRPAVQVGDPFMEKLLLEACLELLKTGYVVGIQDMGAAGLTCSTCETASRGGSGIEIELSKVPKRETGMIPYEIMLSESQERMLVIAEKGKEKEVKKIFEKWDLHAVEIGHVTGDGIMRVRNNGNIVVEIPARKIAEDSPVYIREEKVPAYLEKAAELDEEKLEEPGDYNEVLARLLDDPTISSKKWVYEQYDHMVMTNTVLRPGSDAAVLRVKPAGKYLALSSDCNSTYCYLDPYTGGRIAVAESARNVICSGAKPIAVTDCLNFGNPMKPEIFWQFKKCVEGLADACRSFNTPVTGGNVSFYNENPRGPIDPTPVVCMVGLFESEKHITGSRFTNKGDLVYLIGGNRVEIGGSQYLKNIFGMKKGKCPVMDLEEEKAVQSLCYESIKKGLIRSAHDCSEGGLAVALAECCIMPGGECLGACIDLARVYPGARSKASVLFGESQSRIIVTVAPENAGKFDSFADSSPASAHRIGTVKGKKLVIKFNGDDLINSETDRMGEKYFGSIGAKLKL, encoded by the coding sequence ATGCCCATATCAGACAAAACACAGATCGCCGAGCCGGAAGTGAATGAGAAGCTTGTGCGGGAACATAATATCACGCCGGAAGAATATAATCATATAGAGGAAATACTCGGCAGGAAACCGAATTTTACCGAACTCGGCATTTTTTCGGTTATGTGGTCCGAACATTGCTCCTATAAAAATTCCAGGCCCGTGTTAAAGTTATTCCCTGTGGACGGCCCGTCGGTTCTTGTAAAGGCGGGAGAGGAAAACGCGGGTGTTGTCGATATCGGGGACGGATGGGCTGTCTCTTTCAAAGTTGAATCCCATAACCATCCTTCGGCGATTGAACCTTTCCAGGGAGCCGCGACAGGTGTCGGGGGGATTATAAGGGATATTTTCACAATGGGCGCGCGGCCGATTGCGAGCCTCAATTCGCTTCGTTTCGGGAAATTGGCGAATGCGAGAGTGAAACACCTGCTGAAAGGTGTTGTCGGAGGAATTGCGCACTACGGAAACTGCATAGGAATACCCACCGTGGGCGGAGAAATATATTTTGATGAGACATATGAAGCCAATCCTCTTGTTAATGCTTTCTGCCTCGGGATAATCAGGCATAAGGATATCGCCAGAGGGTGCGCTAAAGGTGAGGGAAACCCCGTCTTTTACGTTGGAGCCGCCACAGGGAGAGACGGACTGGGCGGTGCGAGTTTTGCTTCCCGTGAACTTACCGACGAATCTCACGAAGACAGGCCGGCTGTCCAGGTCGGCGACCCTTTTATGGAAAAATTGCTTTTGGAAGCCTGTCTGGAACTTTTGAAAACGGGTTATGTTGTCGGCATTCAGGATATGGGCGCGGCGGGACTTACATGTTCGACATGTGAAACGGCAAGCAGGGGAGGTTCAGGAATAGAAATCGAACTTTCCAAAGTGCCGAAAAGGGAAACAGGTATGATTCCCTATGAAATAATGCTTTCCGAGAGCCAGGAAAGAATGCTTGTAATAGCGGAAAAGGGAAAAGAAAAGGAAGTAAAAAAAATATTCGAGAAATGGGACTTGCACGCTGTTGAAATAGGGCATGTCACAGGTGACGGGATAATGAGAGTCAGGAATAACGGCAATATTGTGGTTGAAATACCCGCGAGAAAAATTGCCGAAGATTCTCCTGTTTATATCAGGGAAGAAAAAGTGCCGGCATACCTGGAAAAAGCCGCTGAACTTGATGAAGAGAAGCTTGAAGAACCCGGAGACTATAATGAAGTGCTCGCGCGGCTCCTGGATGACCCCACCATATCGAGCAAAAAATGGGTATATGAGCAGTACGACCATATGGTTATGACTAACACGGTATTGCGTCCCGGTTCCGATGCCGCCGTCCTGAGAGTGAAACCCGCCGGGAAATATCTTGCGCTTTCATCGGACTGCAACAGCACCTACTGCTATCTCGACCCGTATACGGGAGGCAGGATCGCAGTCGCTGAATCAGCGAGGAACGTGATATGTTCGGGAGCTAAACCTATTGCGGTAACCGATTGTCTCAATTTCGGGAATCCGATGAAACCTGAGATATTCTGGCAGTTTAAAAAATGTGTAGAAGGTCTTGCTGATGCCTGCAGGTCCTTCAATACGCCTGTCACGGGGGGGAATGTCAGTTTTTATAATGAGAATCCGAGGGGACCTATTGATCCCACTCCTGTTGTGTGCATGGTCGGGCTTTTTGAAAGTGAAAAACATATCACCGGTTCCCGTTTTACGAACAAGGGGGATTTGGTGTATCTTATAGGCGGCAACAGGGTGGAAATCGGGGGGTCTCAATACTTGAAAAATATTTTCGGTATGAAAAAAGGAAAATGCCCCGTTATGGATCTTGAAGAGGAGAAAGCGGTCCAGTCGCTCTGTTATGAATCCATAAAAAAAGGACTGATAAGATCCGCGCATGACTGTTCCGAAGGAGGGCTTGCTGTGGCCCTGGCCGAATGTTGTATAATGCCCGGAGGCGAATGTCTGGGGGCTTGTATTGACCTGGCACGGGTTTACCCCGGCGCCCGTTCAAAAGCATCCGTTCTTTTTGGCGAGTCGCAGTCCAGGATAATTGTTACCGTTGCGCCTGAAAATGCCGGAAAGTTTGATTCTTTCGCGGATTCTTCGCCTGCGAGTGCGCACAGGATAGGAACTGTAAAAGGCAAAAAACTGGTGATTAAATTCAACGGAGATGATTTAATAAATTCTGAAACTGACCGCATGGGGGAAAAATATTTTGGCAGTATCGGAGCGAAATTAAAACTATAA
- the purU gene encoding formyltetrahydrofolate deformylase → MKTKTVRLLVSCPDRKGIVAAVSSFLFDNGANIIESDQYATRRSSGVFFIRIEFEAEKGLSDKDSFRQKFSPLAKKFSFDWTASFAEPRKKMVIFASLEEHCVLELLWRWKNGELPVDIPYIISNHEVLKTVADQFGIDFKFLRVDKGNREKTEQEMMSLIRGKADFIVLARYMQILTGGFVDEYRNRIINIHHSFLPAFAGAKPYEQAYQRGVKIIGATSHYVTEELDRGPIIEQDVERVTHKDDVEELKRKGKDIERTVLFRAVKWHAEDRIIVYNNRTIVFG, encoded by the coding sequence ATGAAAACAAAAACAGTCAGACTTTTAGTGTCCTGCCCTGACAGAAAAGGGATAGTCGCCGCCGTTTCGTCGTTTTTATTCGATAACGGGGCTAATATCATTGAGTCCGATCAGTACGCGACGCGCCGTTCATCCGGGGTTTTTTTCATACGGATTGAATTTGAGGCTGAGAAAGGACTATCGGATAAGGATAGTTTCAGGCAAAAATTCAGCCCGCTTGCGAAGAAGTTCTCTTTTGACTGGACGGCAAGTTTCGCCGAACCGCGCAAAAAGATGGTCATTTTTGCGTCTTTGGAAGAACATTGCGTTCTTGAACTGTTATGGAGATGGAAAAACGGGGAACTTCCGGTTGATATCCCTTATATTATCAGTAACCATGAGGTATTAAAAACCGTTGCGGACCAGTTCGGCATTGATTTTAAGTTTCTCAGGGTGGATAAAGGAAACAGAGAAAAAACCGAACAGGAGATGATGTCTCTTATCAGGGGCAAAGCGGATTTCATCGTGCTGGCAAGGTATATGCAGATATTGACCGGCGGATTTGTAGATGAATACAGAAACAGAATAATAAATATCCATCATTCTTTTCTTCCCGCGTTTGCGGGGGCCAAACCCTATGAGCAGGCGTATCAGAGGGGAGTAAAGATAATAGGGGCGACTTCCCATTATGTTACCGAGGAGCTTGACAGGGGCCCGATAATTGAACAGGATGTCGAAAGGGTAACCCATAAAGACGATGTCGAGGAATTGAAACGCAAGGGAAAAGACATAGAAAGGACCGTGCTGTTCAGGGCCGTGAAGTGGCACGCGGAAGACCGTATTATAGTTTATAACAACAGGACGATTGTCTTTGGCTGA
- the purQ gene encoding phosphoribosylformylglycinamidine synthase subunit PurQ produces MKFGVVVFPGSNCDHDCYYVLNDVMKVKTDYIWHKQNEISGYDCIVLPGGFSYGDYLRTGAIARFSPVMKSLIEYAEKGGLVIGICNGFQILLESGLLPGAMLKNESLSFVCRDVRLNVENSMIPFTSRCKKGEILEIPVAHGEGNYYADERTIRMLEDGGRVVFRYCGKDGKASKEANPNGSINDIAGICNEKGNVLGMMPHPERCSEKILGSADGTKIFNSIISHLTR; encoded by the coding sequence ATGAAATTCGGAGTTGTGGTTTTTCCCGGTTCTAATTGTGACCATGATTGTTATTATGTGTTGAATGATGTAATGAAAGTTAAGACCGATTATATCTGGCACAAACAGAACGAAATAAGCGGTTATGACTGCATCGTTTTGCCCGGAGGTTTTTCGTATGGCGATTATCTCAGGACCGGCGCGATTGCCAGGTTTTCCCCCGTAATGAAGTCGCTGATCGAATATGCGGAAAAAGGCGGATTGGTGATAGGCATATGCAACGGTTTCCAGATTCTTCTGGAATCCGGGCTTTTGCCGGGCGCTATGTTAAAAAATGAGTCCCTTTCATTTGTCTGCCGGGATGTCCGGCTTAATGTTGAAAACAGCATGATCCCGTTTACATCCCGCTGCAAAAAAGGAGAGATACTGGAGATTCCTGTAGCCCACGGCGAAGGAAATTACTATGCCGATGAAAGGACAATCAGAATGCTTGAAGACGGAGGCAGGGTTGTTTTCAGGTATTGCGGCAAAGACGGGAAAGCGTCAAAAGAAGCGAATCCCAACGGCTCTATTAACGATATCGCGGGTATATGCAATGAAAAAGGGAATGTGCTTGGAATGATGCCTCATCCCGAAAGGTGCTCGGAGAAGATTTTAGGTTCCGCCGACGGAACAAAAATATTTAATTCGATAATAAGCCATTTAACCAGGTAA
- a CDS encoding toxin-antitoxin system YwqK family antitoxin, with the protein MRRLLWWVLFLLAASPVSAQMVMMKTGKTEKGWERAFYSASAELAVQEFDRDWNLKKMKGRIPDGVAREYDGSGRLIRIYNYKSNRREGESKVYYENGKVKSIKNYRRDILEGVSRSFYSDGALEAERIYKKGKLDGLCRKYDEKGVLLFEYNYSGGEQDGITRQYTSGGVLIGEYNFKKGKLDGESKIYNSAGRLISIDTYGGGDLIRKQAY; encoded by the coding sequence ATGAGAAGACTTTTGTGGTGGGTATTGTTTTTGCTTGCGGCTTCGCCTGTGTCGGCTCAGATGGTTATGATGAAAACGGGGAAGACGGAAAAAGGATGGGAAAGAGCTTTCTACAGCGCCAGCGCGGAGTTGGCCGTCCAGGAATTTGACCGGGATTGGAATTTAAAGAAGATGAAAGGCAGGATCCCCGACGGCGTGGCCAGGGAATACGATGGTTCAGGCCGGCTTATCAGGATATATAATTATAAAAGTAACAGGAGAGAAGGGGAATCAAAGGTCTATTATGAGAATGGAAAAGTAAAATCGATAAAGAATTACAGGAGAGATATCCTTGAAGGGGTAAGCCGGAGTTTCTATTCTGACGGCGCCCTTGAAGCGGAGCGGATCTATAAAAAGGGGAAACTGGACGGCTTATGCAGGAAATACGATGAAAAAGGGGTTTTGCTTTTTGAATATAATTACAGCGGCGGGGAACAGGACGGAATCACCAGGCAATATACTTCCGGGGGAGTCCTTATAGGGGAATATAATTTCAAAAAGGGGAAACTGGACGGCGAATCAAAAATCTACAATTCCGCCGGAAGATTGATAAGCATTGATACATACGGCGGCGGAGATTTGATACGCAAACAGGCTTATTAG
- the corA gene encoding magnesium/cobalt transporter CorA, producing MISAYIYADGKVEVIDSVERLSKDILQKGKVWLDISQPADGELKKVLEEFFNFHPLSIEDCFTEMHYPKVDDYGNYLFIVIHAPDFTHLETFETVEVDVFLGKDFLVTYSRAHVKSTDTLKEKCIKDSRRTFEQGMDMMFYNLVDSTMDNYNNILDFFEKRIQKFEDEVVDGEITISLKDIILLRNDLKEVRRIQQPQRELFNRLSKQKFSQILDKTRRYMRDTYDAMYRINDEIDNLRDYINSVRDIYMTVESNKMNRVMKTLTVIATIMMPFVVIASIYGMNISLPLGDSPHSFMLIMVIMFFVTVVFMFWFKKKKWL from the coding sequence ATGATTTCGGCGTATATATATGCGGATGGAAAAGTTGAAGTAATCGACTCTGTCGAAAGGCTTTCGAAGGATATCCTGCAAAAGGGGAAGGTGTGGCTTGACATATCGCAGCCGGCCGATGGGGAACTAAAGAAAGTGCTTGAAGAATTCTTTAATTTTCATCCCCTGAGCATAGAAGACTGTTTTACCGAGATGCATTATCCCAAGGTTGACGATTACGGGAACTACCTTTTTATTGTTATACACGCGCCGGATTTTACGCATCTTGAGACTTTCGAGACGGTTGAAGTCGATGTTTTTCTGGGAAAGGATTTTCTTGTCACATACAGCCGCGCGCATGTGAAAAGCACGGATACCCTTAAGGAAAAATGCATAAAAGACTCCAGGAGGACATTTGAGCAGGGAATGGACATGATGTTTTACAACCTTGTTGATAGCACTATGGATAATTACAATAACATCCTGGATTTTTTTGAGAAAAGAATTCAGAAATTCGAGGATGAAGTGGTTGACGGGGAAATAACCATTTCGCTTAAGGATATTATCCTTTTAAGGAATGACCTCAAGGAAGTCCGCAGGATACAGCAGCCGCAGAGAGAACTTTTTAACAGGCTGTCCAAACAGAAGTTTTCACAGATACTTGATAAAACAAGAAGATATATGAGGGACACCTATGATGCCATGTACAGGATCAATGACGAAATAGATAACCTCAGGGATTATATAAACAGCGTCAGGGATATTTATATGACAGTGGAATCGAATAAGATGAACCGGGTGATGAAAACTTTAACCGTCATCGCCACGATTATGATGCCCTTTGTGGTTATAGCAAGCATCTACGGTATGAATATAAGCCTGCCGCTGGGAGACAGTCCGCACAGTTTTATGCTTATCATGGTAATTATGTTTTTTGTAACAGTGGTTTTTATGTTCTGGTTTAAGAAGAAAAAATGGCTTTAA